Proteins from a genomic interval of Anolis sagrei isolate rAnoSag1 chromosome 1, rAnoSag1.mat, whole genome shotgun sequence:
- the ZNF804A gene encoding zinc finger protein 804A isoform X2 has protein sequence MQKYGDYAEKENTIAKALEDLKANFYCELCDKQYYKHQEFDNHINSYDHAHKQRLKELKQREFARNVASKSRKDERKQEKALQRLHKLAELRKEAACAPGSGPMFRSTTVMVRDNLNEIPRHAFIDSSKKEQEFNFALLHSSKTTSNVTSVASLSLANNSKPDIDKLGDQMQGLHGHKVGFSFAFPKKASIKLESSAAAFYEYNDEASTEHGLSRRSRFLPGPCNLQVSSDEELAPSSEEKHSSMAPVTEKHTGHTEFTPIQDSNEPVSEENTAEEVKESISPVSHLKINGLDDSDNFCINVDSAALPDEILARVSSGTPGLPTESNRDEQVGDECTSLPANEECLSQHDGQEENDQNISSDSPTAEAEIRKHSSDGLVPANSEGEAIALPCKQNSQKRPFEPFVPVLNKHGSSILQWPSEMLIYTNTKPSISYSCNPLCFDFRSSKLNECLEKNKPQSNMPKSSHKTGSSQGVFLDNTDKSVNTDCSSDFHTYQSNEKPAEMDNTSANGCNPEKSQDELNVDTSQVTEKQENHHSPPKCIKEGFSDHKQQNKTYVERTHEKWFHKNRKRKRRRKLCHHYHYEEVTQANPEISPVSEQQNNSTVVKHQKVLEECAGENEQGSSTPDMLDQTPKMLVTEKSVSTGNISASTQDHENQAPHPTWNAKDDTDCCSSSNNLWRRNNTISHRQSIKASLNSGRYSSVYSRSFCSWSIRRSSSSPDYKDSRHYPDEKYTMQTQPIKRAYNSLTDEPERLHRKRRHHMHSCSSDESSNAKAYFSEENLRHTCNVASPTKPKRKRRRKRAKIHHMFIESVYRDIARNNIKTPKEVSVFSVSPKQPTEECTEQITSPSIPDYENNTEKTMQPLESQTDPQPEQSLSLENTQTSTCLVAENGPHPEECACSDSPVSEHNVLERTKARNMLEEGEKNENVSAPEIQAPNKVPSLERNLGQPPPKAYLCHYEVAETVPQEKLNPSSSEWWRCNPGIFHAPPPLPFKEAHMDSHAFLTTEQILTPFTLPEHALLLPPENHDKFKDLHCEAYHQIMHQNLLASKMKLAFPPAAIQPSNGPLPPLPLQQPLCSTSITTIHHTVLQQHAAAAAAAAAASTFKVLQPHQFLSQVPALSRTPLPHLSVGPRLCPAGHTAMVGPPQLPFISASVLHPGHLAFPPLPHTLFPSLLSPHPAVIPLQPLF, from the exons AGACTCAAGGAGCTAAAACAGAGGGAGTTTGCACGAAACGTGGCATCCAAAtcaagaaaggatgaaaggaagcaagaaaaagcCCTTCAACGCTTGCACAAGTTAGCTGAACTCAGAAAAGAAGCGGCGTG TGCTCCAGGGAGCGGGCCTATGTTCAGATCCACCACAGTTATGGTCCGAGATAATTTGAATGAAATCCCTCGACATGCTTTCATCGACTCCTCTAAAAAGGAACAAGAGTTCAACTTTGCATTGTTGCACAGCTCAAAGACTACCAGCAATGTTACATCAGTTGCTTCCTTGTCTCTTGCAAACAACAGTAAGccagacattgacaagctgggagaTCAAATGCAAGGACTCCATGGTCACAAAGTGGgcttttcttttgcatttccaaAGAAGGCATCAATCAAACTTGAATCATCAGCAGCTGCTTTCTATGAATATAATGATGAAGCATCCACTGAGCATGGGCTTTCCCGAAGGAGTCGTTTTCTCCCTGGGCCTTGCAATCTTCAGGTGTCATCAGATGAAGAGCTTGCCCCATCTTCTGAGGAGAAACATAGTTCAATGGCTCCAGTGACAGAAAAGCATACCGGCCATACTGAATTTACCCCCATACAGGACTCAAATGAACCAGTCAGTGAAGAGAACACAGCAGAAGAAGTCAAGGAATCAATATCCCCTGTTTCTCATTTGAAAATAAATGGACTTGATGATTCTGATAACTTCTGCATTAACGTGGATTCAGCTGCTTTGCCTGATGAAATACTTGCCAGGGTTTCCTCTGGGACTCCAGGCCTTCCCACAGAAAGCAATAGAGATGAACAAGTGGGTGATGAATGCACAAGTCTCCCTGCGAATGAAGAATGTTTATCACAGCATGATGGCCAGGAAGAAAATGATCAGAACATTAGCAGTGATTCACCCACCGCTGAAGCTGAAATTAGAAAGCACTCATCTGATGGACTGGTTCCAGCAAATTCTGAAGGGGAAGCAATTGCTCTGCCTTGTAAACAAAATTCACAAAAAAGACCTTTTGAGCCATTTGTTCCTGTGCTTAACAAACATGGATCAAGCATTCTTCAGTGGCCATCTGAAATGTTAATTTACACGAACACAAAGCCATCCATTTCATATAGCTGTAATCCTTTATGCTTTGATTTCAGGTCATCAAAACTGAATGAATGCCTCGAGAAAAATAAACCACAGTCAAATATGCCAAAGTCTTCCCATAAGACTGGATCAAGCCAGGGCGTATTTCTAGATAACACAGATAAATCAGTAAATACTGATTGTTCAAGTGACTTTCATACATACCAATCCAATGAAAAACCTGCTGAAATGGATAACACTTCAGCCAATGGTTGTAATCCTGAAAAAAGCCAAGATGAATTAAATGTGGATACTTCACAGGTGActgagaagcaagaaaatcaccatagtcccccaaaatgtataaaaGAGGGGTTTTCTGaccataaacaacaaaacaaaacttatGTTGAAAGAACACATGAGAAGTGGTTTCATAAaaacaggaagaggaaaagaaggagaaaactaTGCCATCATTACCATTATGAGGAAGTCACACAGGCAAATCCTGAAATTTCTCCAGTATCTGAACAGCAAAATAATTCTACTGTTGTTAAACATCAAAAGGTTCTGGAAGAATGTGCAGGTGAAAATGAACAGGGAAGTTCTACTCCAGATATGTTGGACcaaacacccaaaatgcttgTGACTGAGAAGAGTGTCTCAACTGGAAACATATCTGCATCCACACAGGACCATGAGAATCAAGCTCCACACCCCACCTGGAATGCAAAGGATGATACGGACTGTTGCTCAAGCTCTAACAATTTGTGGAGAAGGAACAACACAATTTCTCACAGACAATCAATTAAAGCAAGTTTGAATTCTGGAAGATATAGTTCTGTTTACTCTAGATCATTTTGCAGCTGGAGTATCAGAAGATCCAGTAGTAGCCCAGACTATAAAGATTCAAGGCACTATCCCGATGAAAAATATACAATGCAAACACAGCCCATAAAGAGAGCATATAATTCTCTCACGGATGAGCCAGAGAGATTGCATCGAAAAAGAAGACACCATATGCACTCTTGCTCATCAGATGAAAGTTCCAATGCAAAAGCCTATTTTTCAGAAGAGAATTTGAGGCACACATGTAACGTAGCATCACCTACTAAACCTAAacggaaaagaaggagaaagagagcaaAAATTCACCATATGTTCATAGAAAGTGTTTACAGAGACATTGCGAGGAATAATATCAAGACTCCAAAGGAAGTCTCAGTGTTTAGTGTTTCTCCCAAACAACCAACTGAAGAATGCACAGAGCAGATAACAAGCCCTTCCATCCCAGATTATgaaaacaatacagaaaaaacaatgcagccattagaAAGCCAAACAGACCCACAGCCTGAACAATCACTTTCATTAGAAAACACCCAAACATCAACATGTTTGGTTGCAGAGAATGGTCCCCATCCAGAAGAATGTGCATGTTCTGATTCTCCTGTTAGTGAACATAATGTTCTGGAAAGAACAAAAGCCAGAAACATGttggaagagggagaaaaaaatgaaaatgtgagtGCTCCTGAAATTCAGGCTCCGAATAAAGTGCCCAGTCTTGAAAGAAACCTAGGCCAGCCTCCTCCTAAGGCATATCTGTGCCACTATGAAGTAGCTGAGACTGTACCACAAGAAAAACTTAATCCATCCTCCAGTGAGTGGTGGCGGTGTAACCCAGGTATATTTCATGCCCCGCCACCATTGCCCTTTAAAGAAGCACACATGGACAGCCATGCTTTCTTAACCACAGAGCAAATACTTACCCCATTCACCTTGCCTGAACATGCACTGCTCTTGCCCCCAGAAAACCATGACAAATTCAAAGATCTGCATTGTGAAGCTTACCACCAGATCATGCACCAAAACTTGCTGGCTAGTAAGATGAAACTTGCTTTTCCTCCAGCTGCAATCCAACCTTCAAATGGCCCTCTTCCACCCTTGCCTTTGCAGCAGCCCCTCTGTTCTACCTCCAtcacaacaatccaccacactgtTTTGCAGCAGCATGCAGCAGCCGCAGCTGCTGCAGCCGCAGCCAGTACTTTTAAGGTCCTTCAGCCTCACCAGTTTCTTTCCCAAGTCCCAGCTCTTTCACGAACACCTTTACCTCATTTGTCAGTTGGGCCAAGACTTTGTCCTGCAGGCCACACAGCCATGGTGGGCCCACCCCAGTTGCCATTCATTTCAGCTTCAGTTCTCCATCCAGGCCATTTGGCTTTCCCTCCTttgccacacacactctttccttctctcctttcaccACACCCAGCTGTTATTCCATTGCAGCCTCTCTTTTAG
- the ZNF804A gene encoding zinc finger protein 804A isoform X3, translated as MTTLINRLKELKQREFARNVASKSRKDERKQEKALQRLHKLAELRKEAACAPGSGPMFRSTTVMVRDNLNEIPRHAFIDSSKKEQEFNFALLHSSKTTSNVTSVASLSLANNSKPDIDKLGDQMQGLHGHKVGFSFAFPKKASIKLESSAAAFYEYNDEASTEHGLSRRSRFLPGPCNLQVSSDEELAPSSEEKHSSMAPVTEKHTGHTEFTPIQDSNEPVSEENTAEEVKESISPVSHLKINGLDDSDNFCINVDSAALPDEILARVSSGTPGLPTESNRDEQVGDECTSLPANEECLSQHDGQEENDQNISSDSPTAEAEIRKHSSDGLVPANSEGEAIALPCKQNSQKRPFEPFVPVLNKHGSSILQWPSEMLIYTNTKPSISYSCNPLCFDFRSSKLNECLEKNKPQSNMPKSSHKTGSSQGVFLDNTDKSVNTDCSSDFHTYQSNEKPAEMDNTSANGCNPEKSQDELNVDTSQVTEKQENHHSPPKCIKEGFSDHKQQNKTYVERTHEKWFHKNRKRKRRRKLCHHYHYEEVTQANPEISPVSEQQNNSTVVKHQKVLEECAGENEQGSSTPDMLDQTPKMLVTEKSVSTGNISASTQDHENQAPHPTWNAKDDTDCCSSSNNLWRRNNTISHRQSIKASLNSGRYSSVYSRSFCSWSIRRSSSSPDYKDSRHYPDEKYTMQTQPIKRAYNSLTDEPERLHRKRRHHMHSCSSDESSNAKAYFSEENLRHTCNVASPTKPKRKRRRKRAKIHHMFIESVYRDIARNNIKTPKEVSVFSVSPKQPTEECTEQITSPSIPDYENNTEKTMQPLESQTDPQPEQSLSLENTQTSTCLVAENGPHPEECACSDSPVSEHNVLERTKARNMLEEGEKNENVSAPEIQAPNKVPSLERNLGQPPPKAYLCHYEVAETVPQEKLNPSSSEWWRCNPGIFHAPPPLPFKEAHMDSHAFLTTEQILTPFTLPEHALLLPPENHDKFKDLHCEAYHQIMHQNLLASKMKLAFPPAAIQPSNGPLPPLPLQQPLCSTSITTIHHTVLQQHAAAAAAAAAASTFKVLQPHQFLSQVPALSRTPLPHLSVGPRLCPAGHTAMVGPPQLPFISASVLHPGHLAFPPLPHTLFPSLLSPHPAVIPLQPLF; from the exons ACTCAAGGAGCTAAAACAGAGGGAGTTTGCACGAAACGTGGCATCCAAAtcaagaaaggatgaaaggaagcaagaaaaagcCCTTCAACGCTTGCACAAGTTAGCTGAACTCAGAAAAGAAGCGGCGTG TGCTCCAGGGAGCGGGCCTATGTTCAGATCCACCACAGTTATGGTCCGAGATAATTTGAATGAAATCCCTCGACATGCTTTCATCGACTCCTCTAAAAAGGAACAAGAGTTCAACTTTGCATTGTTGCACAGCTCAAAGACTACCAGCAATGTTACATCAGTTGCTTCCTTGTCTCTTGCAAACAACAGTAAGccagacattgacaagctgggagaTCAAATGCAAGGACTCCATGGTCACAAAGTGGgcttttcttttgcatttccaaAGAAGGCATCAATCAAACTTGAATCATCAGCAGCTGCTTTCTATGAATATAATGATGAAGCATCCACTGAGCATGGGCTTTCCCGAAGGAGTCGTTTTCTCCCTGGGCCTTGCAATCTTCAGGTGTCATCAGATGAAGAGCTTGCCCCATCTTCTGAGGAGAAACATAGTTCAATGGCTCCAGTGACAGAAAAGCATACCGGCCATACTGAATTTACCCCCATACAGGACTCAAATGAACCAGTCAGTGAAGAGAACACAGCAGAAGAAGTCAAGGAATCAATATCCCCTGTTTCTCATTTGAAAATAAATGGACTTGATGATTCTGATAACTTCTGCATTAACGTGGATTCAGCTGCTTTGCCTGATGAAATACTTGCCAGGGTTTCCTCTGGGACTCCAGGCCTTCCCACAGAAAGCAATAGAGATGAACAAGTGGGTGATGAATGCACAAGTCTCCCTGCGAATGAAGAATGTTTATCACAGCATGATGGCCAGGAAGAAAATGATCAGAACATTAGCAGTGATTCACCCACCGCTGAAGCTGAAATTAGAAAGCACTCATCTGATGGACTGGTTCCAGCAAATTCTGAAGGGGAAGCAATTGCTCTGCCTTGTAAACAAAATTCACAAAAAAGACCTTTTGAGCCATTTGTTCCTGTGCTTAACAAACATGGATCAAGCATTCTTCAGTGGCCATCTGAAATGTTAATTTACACGAACACAAAGCCATCCATTTCATATAGCTGTAATCCTTTATGCTTTGATTTCAGGTCATCAAAACTGAATGAATGCCTCGAGAAAAATAAACCACAGTCAAATATGCCAAAGTCTTCCCATAAGACTGGATCAAGCCAGGGCGTATTTCTAGATAACACAGATAAATCAGTAAATACTGATTGTTCAAGTGACTTTCATACATACCAATCCAATGAAAAACCTGCTGAAATGGATAACACTTCAGCCAATGGTTGTAATCCTGAAAAAAGCCAAGATGAATTAAATGTGGATACTTCACAGGTGActgagaagcaagaaaatcaccatagtcccccaaaatgtataaaaGAGGGGTTTTCTGaccataaacaacaaaacaaaacttatGTTGAAAGAACACATGAGAAGTGGTTTCATAAaaacaggaagaggaaaagaaggagaaaactaTGCCATCATTACCATTATGAGGAAGTCACACAGGCAAATCCTGAAATTTCTCCAGTATCTGAACAGCAAAATAATTCTACTGTTGTTAAACATCAAAAGGTTCTGGAAGAATGTGCAGGTGAAAATGAACAGGGAAGTTCTACTCCAGATATGTTGGACcaaacacccaaaatgcttgTGACTGAGAAGAGTGTCTCAACTGGAAACATATCTGCATCCACACAGGACCATGAGAATCAAGCTCCACACCCCACCTGGAATGCAAAGGATGATACGGACTGTTGCTCAAGCTCTAACAATTTGTGGAGAAGGAACAACACAATTTCTCACAGACAATCAATTAAAGCAAGTTTGAATTCTGGAAGATATAGTTCTGTTTACTCTAGATCATTTTGCAGCTGGAGTATCAGAAGATCCAGTAGTAGCCCAGACTATAAAGATTCAAGGCACTATCCCGATGAAAAATATACAATGCAAACACAGCCCATAAAGAGAGCATATAATTCTCTCACGGATGAGCCAGAGAGATTGCATCGAAAAAGAAGACACCATATGCACTCTTGCTCATCAGATGAAAGTTCCAATGCAAAAGCCTATTTTTCAGAAGAGAATTTGAGGCACACATGTAACGTAGCATCACCTACTAAACCTAAacggaaaagaaggagaaagagagcaaAAATTCACCATATGTTCATAGAAAGTGTTTACAGAGACATTGCGAGGAATAATATCAAGACTCCAAAGGAAGTCTCAGTGTTTAGTGTTTCTCCCAAACAACCAACTGAAGAATGCACAGAGCAGATAACAAGCCCTTCCATCCCAGATTATgaaaacaatacagaaaaaacaatgcagccattagaAAGCCAAACAGACCCACAGCCTGAACAATCACTTTCATTAGAAAACACCCAAACATCAACATGTTTGGTTGCAGAGAATGGTCCCCATCCAGAAGAATGTGCATGTTCTGATTCTCCTGTTAGTGAACATAATGTTCTGGAAAGAACAAAAGCCAGAAACATGttggaagagggagaaaaaaatgaaaatgtgagtGCTCCTGAAATTCAGGCTCCGAATAAAGTGCCCAGTCTTGAAAGAAACCTAGGCCAGCCTCCTCCTAAGGCATATCTGTGCCACTATGAAGTAGCTGAGACTGTACCACAAGAAAAACTTAATCCATCCTCCAGTGAGTGGTGGCGGTGTAACCCAGGTATATTTCATGCCCCGCCACCATTGCCCTTTAAAGAAGCACACATGGACAGCCATGCTTTCTTAACCACAGAGCAAATACTTACCCCATTCACCTTGCCTGAACATGCACTGCTCTTGCCCCCAGAAAACCATGACAAATTCAAAGATCTGCATTGTGAAGCTTACCACCAGATCATGCACCAAAACTTGCTGGCTAGTAAGATGAAACTTGCTTTTCCTCCAGCTGCAATCCAACCTTCAAATGGCCCTCTTCCACCCTTGCCTTTGCAGCAGCCCCTCTGTTCTACCTCCAtcacaacaatccaccacactgtTTTGCAGCAGCATGCAGCAGCCGCAGCTGCTGCAGCCGCAGCCAGTACTTTTAAGGTCCTTCAGCCTCACCAGTTTCTTTCCCAAGTCCCAGCTCTTTCACGAACACCTTTACCTCATTTGTCAGTTGGGCCAAGACTTTGTCCTGCAGGCCACACAGCCATGGTGGGCCCACCCCAGTTGCCATTCATTTCAGCTTCAGTTCTCCATCCAGGCCATTTGGCTTTCCCTCCTttgccacacacactctttccttctctcctttcaccACACCCAGCTGTTATTCCATTGCAGCCTCTCTTTTAG
- the ZNF804A gene encoding zinc finger protein 804A isoform X1 gives MECYYIVISSAHLSNGHFRNIKGVFRGPLSKNGNKTLDYAEKENTIAKALEDLKANFYCELCDKQYYKHQEFDNHINSYDHAHKQRLKELKQREFARNVASKSRKDERKQEKALQRLHKLAELRKEAACAPGSGPMFRSTTVMVRDNLNEIPRHAFIDSSKKEQEFNFALLHSSKTTSNVTSVASLSLANNSKPDIDKLGDQMQGLHGHKVGFSFAFPKKASIKLESSAAAFYEYNDEASTEHGLSRRSRFLPGPCNLQVSSDEELAPSSEEKHSSMAPVTEKHTGHTEFTPIQDSNEPVSEENTAEEVKESISPVSHLKINGLDDSDNFCINVDSAALPDEILARVSSGTPGLPTESNRDEQVGDECTSLPANEECLSQHDGQEENDQNISSDSPTAEAEIRKHSSDGLVPANSEGEAIALPCKQNSQKRPFEPFVPVLNKHGSSILQWPSEMLIYTNTKPSISYSCNPLCFDFRSSKLNECLEKNKPQSNMPKSSHKTGSSQGVFLDNTDKSVNTDCSSDFHTYQSNEKPAEMDNTSANGCNPEKSQDELNVDTSQVTEKQENHHSPPKCIKEGFSDHKQQNKTYVERTHEKWFHKNRKRKRRRKLCHHYHYEEVTQANPEISPVSEQQNNSTVVKHQKVLEECAGENEQGSSTPDMLDQTPKMLVTEKSVSTGNISASTQDHENQAPHPTWNAKDDTDCCSSSNNLWRRNNTISHRQSIKASLNSGRYSSVYSRSFCSWSIRRSSSSPDYKDSRHYPDEKYTMQTQPIKRAYNSLTDEPERLHRKRRHHMHSCSSDESSNAKAYFSEENLRHTCNVASPTKPKRKRRRKRAKIHHMFIESVYRDIARNNIKTPKEVSVFSVSPKQPTEECTEQITSPSIPDYENNTEKTMQPLESQTDPQPEQSLSLENTQTSTCLVAENGPHPEECACSDSPVSEHNVLERTKARNMLEEGEKNENVSAPEIQAPNKVPSLERNLGQPPPKAYLCHYEVAETVPQEKLNPSSSEWWRCNPGIFHAPPPLPFKEAHMDSHAFLTTEQILTPFTLPEHALLLPPENHDKFKDLHCEAYHQIMHQNLLASKMKLAFPPAAIQPSNGPLPPLPLQQPLCSTSITTIHHTVLQQHAAAAAAAAAASTFKVLQPHQFLSQVPALSRTPLPHLSVGPRLCPAGHTAMVGPPQLPFISASVLHPGHLAFPPLPHTLFPSLLSPHPAVIPLQPLF, from the exons AGACTCAAGGAGCTAAAACAGAGGGAGTTTGCACGAAACGTGGCATCCAAAtcaagaaaggatgaaaggaagcaagaaaaagcCCTTCAACGCTTGCACAAGTTAGCTGAACTCAGAAAAGAAGCGGCGTG TGCTCCAGGGAGCGGGCCTATGTTCAGATCCACCACAGTTATGGTCCGAGATAATTTGAATGAAATCCCTCGACATGCTTTCATCGACTCCTCTAAAAAGGAACAAGAGTTCAACTTTGCATTGTTGCACAGCTCAAAGACTACCAGCAATGTTACATCAGTTGCTTCCTTGTCTCTTGCAAACAACAGTAAGccagacattgacaagctgggagaTCAAATGCAAGGACTCCATGGTCACAAAGTGGgcttttcttttgcatttccaaAGAAGGCATCAATCAAACTTGAATCATCAGCAGCTGCTTTCTATGAATATAATGATGAAGCATCCACTGAGCATGGGCTTTCCCGAAGGAGTCGTTTTCTCCCTGGGCCTTGCAATCTTCAGGTGTCATCAGATGAAGAGCTTGCCCCATCTTCTGAGGAGAAACATAGTTCAATGGCTCCAGTGACAGAAAAGCATACCGGCCATACTGAATTTACCCCCATACAGGACTCAAATGAACCAGTCAGTGAAGAGAACACAGCAGAAGAAGTCAAGGAATCAATATCCCCTGTTTCTCATTTGAAAATAAATGGACTTGATGATTCTGATAACTTCTGCATTAACGTGGATTCAGCTGCTTTGCCTGATGAAATACTTGCCAGGGTTTCCTCTGGGACTCCAGGCCTTCCCACAGAAAGCAATAGAGATGAACAAGTGGGTGATGAATGCACAAGTCTCCCTGCGAATGAAGAATGTTTATCACAGCATGATGGCCAGGAAGAAAATGATCAGAACATTAGCAGTGATTCACCCACCGCTGAAGCTGAAATTAGAAAGCACTCATCTGATGGACTGGTTCCAGCAAATTCTGAAGGGGAAGCAATTGCTCTGCCTTGTAAACAAAATTCACAAAAAAGACCTTTTGAGCCATTTGTTCCTGTGCTTAACAAACATGGATCAAGCATTCTTCAGTGGCCATCTGAAATGTTAATTTACACGAACACAAAGCCATCCATTTCATATAGCTGTAATCCTTTATGCTTTGATTTCAGGTCATCAAAACTGAATGAATGCCTCGAGAAAAATAAACCACAGTCAAATATGCCAAAGTCTTCCCATAAGACTGGATCAAGCCAGGGCGTATTTCTAGATAACACAGATAAATCAGTAAATACTGATTGTTCAAGTGACTTTCATACATACCAATCCAATGAAAAACCTGCTGAAATGGATAACACTTCAGCCAATGGTTGTAATCCTGAAAAAAGCCAAGATGAATTAAATGTGGATACTTCACAGGTGActgagaagcaagaaaatcaccatagtcccccaaaatgtataaaaGAGGGGTTTTCTGaccataaacaacaaaacaaaacttatGTTGAAAGAACACATGAGAAGTGGTTTCATAAaaacaggaagaggaaaagaaggagaaaactaTGCCATCATTACCATTATGAGGAAGTCACACAGGCAAATCCTGAAATTTCTCCAGTATCTGAACAGCAAAATAATTCTACTGTTGTTAAACATCAAAAGGTTCTGGAAGAATGTGCAGGTGAAAATGAACAGGGAAGTTCTACTCCAGATATGTTGGACcaaacacccaaaatgcttgTGACTGAGAAGAGTGTCTCAACTGGAAACATATCTGCATCCACACAGGACCATGAGAATCAAGCTCCACACCCCACCTGGAATGCAAAGGATGATACGGACTGTTGCTCAAGCTCTAACAATTTGTGGAGAAGGAACAACACAATTTCTCACAGACAATCAATTAAAGCAAGTTTGAATTCTGGAAGATATAGTTCTGTTTACTCTAGATCATTTTGCAGCTGGAGTATCAGAAGATCCAGTAGTAGCCCAGACTATAAAGATTCAAGGCACTATCCCGATGAAAAATATACAATGCAAACACAGCCCATAAAGAGAGCATATAATTCTCTCACGGATGAGCCAGAGAGATTGCATCGAAAAAGAAGACACCATATGCACTCTTGCTCATCAGATGAAAGTTCCAATGCAAAAGCCTATTTTTCAGAAGAGAATTTGAGGCACACATGTAACGTAGCATCACCTACTAAACCTAAacggaaaagaaggagaaagagagcaaAAATTCACCATATGTTCATAGAAAGTGTTTACAGAGACATTGCGAGGAATAATATCAAGACTCCAAAGGAAGTCTCAGTGTTTAGTGTTTCTCCCAAACAACCAACTGAAGAATGCACAGAGCAGATAACAAGCCCTTCCATCCCAGATTATgaaaacaatacagaaaaaacaatgcagccattagaAAGCCAAACAGACCCACAGCCTGAACAATCACTTTCATTAGAAAACACCCAAACATCAACATGTTTGGTTGCAGAGAATGGTCCCCATCCAGAAGAATGTGCATGTTCTGATTCTCCTGTTAGTGAACATAATGTTCTGGAAAGAACAAAAGCCAGAAACATGttggaagagggagaaaaaaatgaaaatgtgagtGCTCCTGAAATTCAGGCTCCGAATAAAGTGCCCAGTCTTGAAAGAAACCTAGGCCAGCCTCCTCCTAAGGCATATCTGTGCCACTATGAAGTAGCTGAGACTGTACCACAAGAAAAACTTAATCCATCCTCCAGTGAGTGGTGGCGGTGTAACCCAGGTATATTTCATGCCCCGCCACCATTGCCCTTTAAAGAAGCACACATGGACAGCCATGCTTTCTTAACCACAGAGCAAATACTTACCCCATTCACCTTGCCTGAACATGCACTGCTCTTGCCCCCAGAAAACCATGACAAATTCAAAGATCTGCATTGTGAAGCTTACCACCAGATCATGCACCAAAACTTGCTGGCTAGTAAGATGAAACTTGCTTTTCCTCCAGCTGCAATCCAACCTTCAAATGGCCCTCTTCCACCCTTGCCTTTGCAGCAGCCCCTCTGTTCTACCTCCAtcacaacaatccaccacactgtTTTGCAGCAGCATGCAGCAGCCGCAGCTGCTGCAGCCGCAGCCAGTACTTTTAAGGTCCTTCAGCCTCACCAGTTTCTTTCCCAAGTCCCAGCTCTTTCACGAACACCTTTACCTCATTTGTCAGTTGGGCCAAGACTTTGTCCTGCAGGCCACACAGCCATGGTGGGCCCACCCCAGTTGCCATTCATTTCAGCTTCAGTTCTCCATCCAGGCCATTTGGCTTTCCCTCCTttgccacacacactctttccttctctcctttcaccACACCCAGCTGTTATTCCATTGCAGCCTCTCTTTTAG